The genomic window AGACAAAAGAAGACAGGTAGAGCAAGACAAGGCTCTATTCGTGCGCCCCAATGGTATCATGGCGGTGTTGTATTTGCTCCTAAGCCCAGAGATTTCTCTCAAAAGGTTAACAAGCAATCTAAAGCTTTGGCTTTGGTTTCTGCACTTAGCGCTAAATTGAGAGATGACGAATTATTGGTTTTGGACGATCTCAAGCTTGTTTCCGCTAAGACCAAAGAAGTTGCTGATTGCTTGGCTAAGTTAAAGTTGGATAAGAGCGTTCTTTTGGTTTTGCCTGAGAGCAATGAGGAAATTTTAAGAGCTTCCAGAAACATTCCTCAAGTTACTACCATTGCTTCAGATCTTATCAATGTGTATGATGTAGTTCGTCATAATAAGCTCGTAGTTTTAAAGGAAGCAGTTAAGAAGATTGAGGAGGCTTACGGAAATGAGTAAGGCTTATGATATTATCATAAAACCCGTTATGTCCGAAAAGAGCTATGACGGTATTCATTCTAAGAAATACACATTCATTGTGGATAAAAGGGCGACAAAAACTGAAATAAAAAACGCCATTGAAGAGATTTTTAAGGTTGATGTAGAAAGCGTCAACACCATTAATGCCCGTGGCAAACTTAAAAGACAGGGCAGATATGAGGGTATGACTCCCTCTTATAAAAAGGCAATCATACAATTGAAAAAGGACTCTAAGTCCATAGAATTGTTTGACAGTCTGGCATAAGGAGAAAACCATGGCAATTAAGAGATTAAGACCCATTACGCCGGGTACAAGATTTAAGACTGTTGCAGATTTTTCAGAAATAACCAAAAAGGCTCCTGAAAAGTCATTATTAGTAAGTCTTAACCATTCGGGCGGAAGAAACAATCAGGGTAAGATTACTGTAAGACATATTGGTGGCGGTAACAGACGCAAATATCGTGTAATAGATTTTAAGCGTAACAAAGACAATATTCCCGCAAAAGTTGCGGCTATTGAATATGATCCTAATCGTACAGCATATATCGCATTATTGCATTATGCTGATGGAGAAAAGAGATATATACTTGCTCCTTTAGGATTGCAAGTGGGAGACACTGTTATATCAGGTGCTCAAGTTGATATAAAAGTCGGCAATGCAATGCCTTTGGAATCAGTTCCTGTAGGTACTATGGTGCATAACATTGAGCTTCAACCTAATCGCGGCGGACAATTAGTTCGTTCAGCAGGAGATGCTGCTCAATTGATGGCAAAAGAAGGCAAGTATGCAACATTGAGATTGCCCAGTGGCGAAATGAGAATGGTTTCTATTGCTTGCAGAGCTACAATCGGTCAAGTAGGTAACCTTGATAACGAATTGGTTAGCTTAGGTAAAGCTGGTAGAACACGTCATTTGGGTGTAAGACCTACAGTACGCGGTGTTGTTATGAACCCTGTTGACCATCCTCACGGTGGTGGTGAAGGTAAGTCTCCCGTTGGTCATCCTAGTCCTATGACTCCTTGGGGTAAAAAGGCTAGAGGACTCAAAACTAGAAAGAAAAAGAATCGTTCTGACAGATTTATTGTCAAACGCATCAATTAAAGAGGTTAGCATATGAGCAGATCATTGAAAAAAGGACCTTATGTTGAAGCAAAACTTTTGAAGAGGATTCAAGAGCTTAATGCTAAAAACGAAAAGAAAGTTATAAAAACATGGTCAAGGGCATCAACAATTTATCCTGATTTTGTAGGGCACACTATAGCTGTGCATGATGGAAGAAAGCATGTTCCTGTTTATTGCACAGAAGATATGGTTGGATGCAAATTGGGTGAATTTGCGCCTACTAGAACCTTTAAGGGACATTCGGGCGATAAAAGCACGAATGCTCAATAGGAGAGAATATGGCTAAGAGAATAAGAACAAAAGCTGCCGAGAGGCAGAATAATAAAGATACTAGACCTAAAGCATTTGCACGTCATATAAGGATTTCTCCTTATAAAGTAAGACGAGTAATAGATTTGGTTCGCGGAAAGAGTTATACGGATGCTATTGCAATTTTGAAGAACACTCCTGCAAGTGCATCTGATCCTGTTATCAGAGCTATAAACAGTGCTGCTGCCAATGCAGAACACAACAACAACCTTGCTAAAAAGGATTTGTATGTTGCTGAAATCTTTGCAGACCAGGGACCTGTTTTAAAGCGTGTTCAACCTCGTGCTCGCGGAAGCGCAGATAGAATCTTGAAACGCACAAGCCATATAACAGTTATTTTAGACGTTAGGGAGGCTAAATAATGGGTCAAAAGGTTAATCCTCATGGTCTTAGAGTAGGCGTCATACATGGTTGGGAAACCCAATGGTATGCAGGAAAGAAAGATTTTAACAAATATTTGTTAGAAGACTATAAAATACGTACTCATATAAAGAATAAGTATTACGCAAACGCTATTTCACGTATTACGATTCAGAGATTGACAGGAAGCAAAATAGTTGTCAACATCTACACAGCTCGTCCCGGTATGCTTATCGGTAATAAGGGTTCTGGTGTAGAACAAATAAAGAAAGAAATTCAAGCTATAGCAGTAGGCAAAGCTATCAATATCAACATCTTGGAAGTTAAACGTCCTGATCTTGATGCTACTTTGGTAGCAGAGAACATTGCAGCTCAGCTTGAAAAGAGAGCATCTTTTAGAAGAACCATGAAACAAGCTTTGAGCCGTGCTATGAAAGCAGGTGCTAAGGGTGTTAAAGTAATGGTTGGCGGAAGATTGGATGGTGCAGAAATTGCACGAAGCGAACATTATAACGAGGGTTCTATACCTTTGCAAACTCTAAGAGCTAACATTGATTACGGTACTGCACAAGCTCATACTACATTCGGCGTAATCGGTGTTAAGGTATGGATTTATAAAGGTGAAGTTTTGTCACGTTCCCTCAAAGGAGAAGAGCAAAATGTTAATGCCTAAGAGAGTTAAGTGGAGAAGAGTTCATAGAGGACGCATGAAAGGCATCGCTACCAAGGGAAACCTTGTAACTTATGGTGATTATGGTTTGGTAGCTTGCGAGCCCGCATGGATTACTTCCAATCAAATAGAAGCTGCACGTATAGTGTTGTCTAAGAGGATTAAGAAAGGCGGACAGGTTTGGACAAAGATATTCCCTCATAAGCCTGTAACTAAGAAGCCTGCAGAAACTCGTATGGGTAGTGGTAAAGGTTCCCCTGAGTTCTGGGTAGCAGTAGTTAAGCCCGGCAGAGTCTTGTTTGAAATCGGTGGAATTCCCGATGAAATATCAAAAGAAGCGTTAACCCAAGCTGCTTACAAAATGCCCATAAAATGCAAAGTAGTTAAAAAAGGCGAAGTAGTCGATATGGATGTAGAAGAAAACAAGGAGGCTAAGAGTTTATGAAAGCAAAAGAAGTTCATGAAATGACCAATGACGAACTCACTGCCAAGTTGTCATCTTTGAAAAGCGAATTGTTTTATCTTCGATTTAATCATGCTGTAGGACAGTTAAGCAACACCAGTCAGCTTACTGCTGTTAAGCGTGATATAGCACGAGTTAAAACAGTGTTAAGAGAACGCGAATTGAAGGGTTTAAGCGGACCTGTTTCTGCGCCCGCTAAAAAGAAAGCGTAAGGAAAGGATGTAGATTATGGAAGATACAGCAATAAAAAGAAACAACCGCAAGACCAGAGAGGGCAAAGTTGTAAGCAACAAGATGGACAAAACAGCAGTAGTGGCTGTTGTAACAAAGTTCAAGCACCCTCTATACAAAAAGACAATAAGTAAGACCAAAAAATTTAAGATACACGATGAAAATAACCAATGCCAGGTAGGAGATTTTGTAGAAATCTGCGAAACTCGCCATCTCTCAAAAGATAAATGCTGGCGTCTTGTTAGAATCATTGAAAAGGCCAAGTAAGGAGACGCATTATGATACAACCTCAAACTTATCTAAAGGTAGCCGACAACACCGGCGCCAAAGAAATAATGTGTATTCGTGTGCTGGGTGGATCATTTCGCCGTACGGGAAATATAGGTGATGTTATTATCGCCTCTGTTAAGAGTGCGACCCCCGGCGGCATGGTTAAAAAAGGTGAAGTAGTACGGGCTGTTATTGTGCGTACTTGTAAGGGCGTAAGCCGTAAAGATGGTACGCATATCAAATTTGATGACAATGCTGCTGTAATTATTGATGTTCAGCGTCAGCCCAGAGGTACTCGTATCTTCGGACCCATTGCAAGGGAACTCAGAGAAAAGGACTATATGAAAATTATATCCTTAGCTCCCGAAGTGCTTTAAGGAGGATGAAACTGTGCTTCATATAAAAAAAGGCGATAAAGTAAAAATTTTATCAGGCGACGAAAAAGGCAAAACCGGTAAGGTTTTAGAAATAAGACCTAAAGACGGCAGTGCCATTGTCGAAGGAATTAATATTGTGTCCCGTCACAAGAAGCCCCGCAGTGCTCAAGAAGCTGGCGGAATTACTAAGAGCGAAGCTCCTATTAATCTGTCAAAATTACAGGTAATTTGTCCTGAATGCGGTGCTGCTGCAAGAGTTGGCTTTGTGATTAAAGACGACAAGAAGTCAAGAGTTTGCA from Clostridia bacterium includes these protein-coding regions:
- the rplX gene encoding 50S ribosomal protein L24 translates to MLHIKKGDKVKILSGDEKGKTGKVLEIRPKDGSAIVEGINIVSRHKKPRSAQEAGGITKSEAPINLSKLQVICPECGAAARVGFVIKDDKKSRVCKKCGKAIDNKEVKKEKEKTKSKAKKEQDVATEASKTTDAVETVKEKPAAKKTASAKKTAAKTTEAEQAPAKTAKKVAPKKEKTESETEKA
- the rpsQ gene encoding 30S ribosomal protein S17, whose product is MEDTAIKRNNRKTREGKVVSNKMDKTAVVAVVTKFKHPLYKKTISKTKKFKIHDENNQCQVGDFVEICETRHLSKDKCWRLVRIIEKAK
- the rplP gene encoding 50S ribosomal protein L16, translating into MLMPKRVKWRRVHRGRMKGIATKGNLVTYGDYGLVACEPAWITSNQIEAARIVLSKRIKKGGQVWTKIFPHKPVTKKPAETRMGSGKGSPEFWVAVVKPGRVLFEIGGIPDEISKEALTQAAYKMPIKCKVVKKGEVVDMDVEENKEAKSL
- the rpmC gene encoding 50S ribosomal protein L29; amino-acid sequence: MKAKEVHEMTNDELTAKLSSLKSELFYLRFNHAVGQLSNTSQLTAVKRDIARVKTVLRERELKGLSGPVSAPAKKKA
- the rplD gene encoding 50S ribosomal protein L4; translated protein: MPKVNVYNQSGEIVGAMTLSDQVFGAEYNKPLIHQVIVAQLNNRRQGTKSALTRAEVRGGGKKPWRQKKTGRARQGSIRAPQWYHGGVVFAPKPRDFSQKVNKQSKALALVSALSAKLRDDELLVLDDLKLVSAKTKEVADCLAKLKLDKSVLLVLPESNEEILRASRNIPQVTTIASDLINVYDVVRHNKLVVLKEAVKKIEEAYGNE
- the rplN gene encoding 50S ribosomal protein L14, with the translated sequence MIQPQTYLKVADNTGAKEIMCIRVLGGSFRRTGNIGDVIIASVKSATPGGMVKKGEVVRAVIVRTCKGVSRKDGTHIKFDDNAAVIIDVQRQPRGTRIFGPIARELREKDYMKIISLAPEVL
- the rpsC gene encoding 30S ribosomal protein S3 — protein: MGQKVNPHGLRVGVIHGWETQWYAGKKDFNKYLLEDYKIRTHIKNKYYANAISRITIQRLTGSKIVVNIYTARPGMLIGNKGSGVEQIKKEIQAIAVGKAININILEVKRPDLDATLVAENIAAQLEKRASFRRTMKQALSRAMKAGAKGVKVMVGGRLDGAEIARSEHYNEGSIPLQTLRANIDYGTAQAHTTFGVIGVKVWIYKGEVLSRSLKGEEQNVNA
- the rpsS gene encoding 30S ribosomal protein S19, which codes for MSRSLKKGPYVEAKLLKRIQELNAKNEKKVIKTWSRASTIYPDFVGHTIAVHDGRKHVPVYCTEDMVGCKLGEFAPTRTFKGHSGDKSTNAQ
- the rplB gene encoding 50S ribosomal protein L2, which produces MAIKRLRPITPGTRFKTVADFSEITKKAPEKSLLVSLNHSGGRNNQGKITVRHIGGGNRRKYRVIDFKRNKDNIPAKVAAIEYDPNRTAYIALLHYADGEKRYILAPLGLQVGDTVISGAQVDIKVGNAMPLESVPVGTMVHNIELQPNRGGQLVRSAGDAAQLMAKEGKYATLRLPSGEMRMVSIACRATIGQVGNLDNELVSLGKAGRTRHLGVRPTVRGVVMNPVDHPHGGGEGKSPVGHPSPMTPWGKKARGLKTRKKKNRSDRFIVKRIN
- the rplW gene encoding 50S ribosomal protein L23, whose translation is MSKAYDIIIKPVMSEKSYDGIHSKKYTFIVDKRATKTEIKNAIEEIFKVDVESVNTINARGKLKRQGRYEGMTPSYKKAIIQLKKDSKSIELFDSLA
- the rplV gene encoding 50S ribosomal protein L22; the encoded protein is MAKRIRTKAAERQNNKDTRPKAFARHIRISPYKVRRVIDLVRGKSYTDAIAILKNTPASASDPVIRAINSAAANAEHNNNLAKKDLYVAEIFADQGPVLKRVQPRARGSADRILKRTSHITVILDVREAK